A region of Stigmatopora nigra isolate UIUO_SnigA chromosome 6, RoL_Snig_1.1, whole genome shotgun sequence DNA encodes the following proteins:
- the adgrl1b gene encoding adhesion G protein-coupled receptor L1b isoform X5 encodes MYTVEALLILYMVFVCPGSLLSIQTPSSQLEAEHQSGAWCKDPLQAGDRLYVMPWTPYRTEVLYEYASWDDYRQNRVTTTYKLPSRVDGTGFVVYDGAVFYNKERTRNLVKYDLRTRIKSGEAVVVNANYHDTSPYRWGGKSDIDLAVDENGLWVIYSTEANNGRIVVSQVNPYTLRFEGTWATGFDKRGASNAFMACGVLYAVRSVFQDDEGQADGRLGNDMVVYAYDTSRGQELPIQIPFPNPYQYISSIDYNPRDNQLYVWNNYYVLRYPLQFTPPPPTKGPLSSLMTTVRSYTATVALTPVRPSASHPVGVINRGPFDQRPITAIVPLTPRPPLRVPLAPGSPGQVGGCEGRVARGVQWPPTLKGETVERPCPKGSLGIASYGCMISPVSWSSRGPDLSNCTSPWVSQIAQKIKSGENAANIAGELVNLTRGRIYAGDVSMSVKLIEQLLDILDSQLQALRPANKESAARNYNKLQKRERTCRAYVQAVVQTVDNLLGPEALVSWADMSGPDQSRSASLLLDAVEKGAFLLANNLYEGRFSDRAPNVDLEVYVLNTEADIQDLTFPHSYDSDSILQISAVALQQYSNNGQVKLVLSLYKNLGSFLTTQNSTLRLGLGLRQGSEVRHRSLVVNSHVISASVHKGSNRVFLSEPLVFTLRHLQLDNHFGPNCSFWNATGVSGTGRWSTQGCRMLHTNNTHTTCACNHLSSYAVLMTYQKPLSGVGVEEILVYVVSWVGISVALMCLATCLTTLCCQVAPWHTDHSTIHCNTWANLLITELLFLVSSNKMQYSVVCSIIAGLLHFSMLSVFCWLCLEAVELYILQREVFEGRNSRRKYLYLSGYSVPGLVVAVSAAIDFRGYGSKTLCWLRTDNYFIWSFLGPVAVIIILNLVILVMTLHKMHSTAALKPDSSRHDNLRAWAVGSLTLLFLQCVNWSSGLMFLSAPSLLLAYLFASLNTAQGLLITILHCTLTRKGQKDYGRCLRLSQCCATSSSSSPDSMKGAALHSNSRYSGNQGRRATAIRQSRIRRMWNDTVRRQTESSFIATDVNSTPTLNRAALGNHFLTNPVLQTHPGASPYDTMLAPGYNQPFTSTVGTFRNKKAGVSQSQESCGLDSVCLNGGYTPNTFTLHGLRAMPGSRAGVVGGTDLLKEGSIGMGDDDISPGLLTPHGAADLGTSAGMCRNLSDAAALEKMIISELVQSNLRPSGDMPIPPERYGSLARPHHLDRPALTHTATLTRHKPQEGWAATIQPTTRHNAQEGWPHLRHHLQSADTHSTSHEQDHCTTPRSQDGWSNARTLVEAECRELFKDAERLQPQGTLGHCGIPERQQARPPDVQARPYTTLSRTPGTLSRHRTVGESSAGTDKDKERDRYRDRPLPPPPPPPPQESEPLYKALEEPLLLKQRNGSRDAWRGGQDMEKDETYLLKRDGVMDEWRGCNRLREESFSSQKRNGDMAECRGVTERRLEEPHLLEKRDGRIDAWRGTAEMEREETFITQRNDFGIDGWRAGMERDKDRDGWRGGIEQENEKQKDRALDVWRGGVDVDRGESFLFETNGGVQEGRKRGKERGSLRYHGEREDSDGFTLPLTPDLDLDPNTSPLYAQDSNQSPLYPGEHRSPPMGLFSRSPPPNNIFAPRDTNSPPSNLYPRQSPQVYSRSSSPPRFYSRNSPPILSYPDSSPEGPEELSPGSPPQPTVELPYSLGRPPLGPQPNHLQTFYQPPPTATNGEAIYMCEPSSEGEDGQMQRVTSL; translated from the exons ATGTATACTGTGGAAGCCCTGCTAATACTTTACATGG TTTTCGTCTGTCCCGGATCACTGCTCAGCATCCAGACACCTTCTTCTCAGTTGGAGGCAGAACATCAGTCAGGGGCATGGTGTAAGGACCCCCTACAGGCTGGTGACAGACTATACGTCATGCCGTGGACGCCATACAGGACCGAAGTGCTGTATGAATATGCTTCATGGGACGACTACAGGCAGAACCGGGTCACTACTACTTATAA GCTGCCAAGTCGAGTAGATGGAACAGGCTTTGTTGTGTATGATGGTGCCGTGTTTTATAACAAGGAGCGCACACGGAACCTGGTCAAGTACGACCTACGGACACGCATTAAAAGCGGTGAAGCAGTAGTGGTCAATGCCAACTACCACGACACGTCACCGTACCGTTGGGGAGGGAAGTCAGACATCGATTTAGCAGTGGATGAGAACGGCCTCTGGGTAATCTATTCGACCGAAGCCAATAATGGACGCATTGTGGTCAGCCAG GTGAATCCGTACACTCTTCGCTTTGAGGGCACATGGGCTACCGGTTTTGATAAACGAGGGGCGAGCAACGCCTTCATGGCCTGTGGCGTGCTCTATGCAGTGCGCTCTGTCTTCCAAGATGATGAGGGGCAGGCAGATGGCCGACTGGGCAATGATATGGTGGTCTATGCATATGACACCAGCCGAGGACAAGAGCTGCCCATCCAGATCCCCTTTCCCAATCCCTACCAGTACATCTCCTCCATAGACTACAACCCTCGAGACAACCAGTTGTATGTCTGGAATAACTATTATGTTCTACGTTACCCACTTCAgttcacaccaccaccaccaactaaAG GTCCACTTTCTTCCCTGATGACAACAGTGCGCTCGTACACAGCCACTGTTGCACTGACTCCTGTACGCCCATCAGCCTCCCACCCAGTGGGTGTCATCAACCGAGGGCCTTTTGACCAGAGGCCAATAACTGCTATAGTCCCCCTGACGCCCCGCCCTCCCTTGCGTGTTCCTTTGGCCCCAGGCAGCCCTGGCCAAGTGGGTGGATGTGAAGGAAGAGTAGCTCGAGGGGTACAGTGGCCCCCCACTCTGAAAGGGGAAACAGTAGAGAGGCCCTGCCCCAAAGGGTCACTCG GTATAGCCTCCTATGGGTGCATGATCTCACCAGTGAGCTGGAGCTCAAGAGGTCCTGACCTATCGAACTGTACCTCTCCTTGGGTCAGCCAGATTGCACAAAAG ATTAAAAGTGGAGAGAATGCAGCAAATATAGCCGGTGAGCTGGTCAACCTGACCCGGGGGCGGATCTACGCTGGTGATGTCAGCATGTCTGTGAAGTTAATTGAACAACTATTAGACATTTTGGACTCCCAGCTACAGGCCTTAAGACCTGCTAATAAAGAGTCTGCGGCACGCAATTACAATAAG CTGCAGAAAAGGGAACGAACATGCAGGGCGTATGTTCAG GCTGTGGTGCAGACTGTAGATAACTTGTTGGGTCCTGAGGCTTTGGTGTCCTGGGCTGACATGAGCGGTCCCGACCAGTCCCGCTCTGCATCACTCCTGTTAGATGCAGTAGAAAAAGGAGCATTCTTATTGGCTAACAATCTCTACGAAGGTCGATTCAGTGACAGAGCACCAAACGTCG ATCTGGAGGTGTATGTACTAAACACAGAGGCAGACATACAGGACCTAACGTTTCCTCACTCCTACGATAGTGACAGCATTCTACAGATCTCAGCGGTGGCTCTGCAGCAATACAGCAATAATG GCCAAGTAAAGTTGGTTCTCTCACTATATAAGAACTTGGGCTCCTTCCTGACCACTCAGAACTCCACCTTGCGACTCGGGCTTGGACTCAGACAGGGGTCAGAGGTCAGACATAGGAGCCTGGTAGTCAACTCCCACGTCATTTCTGCTTCTGTGCACAAAGGCTCCAATCGAGTGTTCCTATCCGAGCCTCTGGTGTTCACTCTCCGGCACTTGCAG CTGGACAACCACTTTGGTCCCAACTGCTCTTTTTGGAACGCAACGGGAGTCTCTGGTACCGGCAGGTGGTCCACGCAGGGATGCCGCATGTTACACACCAACAATACGCACACAACCTGTGCTTGCAACCACCTGTCCAGCTATGCTGTACTCATGACATACCAGAAACCTTtg TCCGGTGTGGGAGTAGAGGAGATTCTGGTCTATGTTGTCTCCTGGGTCGGCATTTCTGTTGCTCTGATGTGTTTGGCCACCTGTCTCACTACTCTATGCTGCCAGGTGGCTCCCTGGCACACTGACCACAGCACCATTCATTGCAACACATGGGCTAATCTACTCATAACTGAGCTGCTCTTCCTTGTCAGCTCTAATAAGATGCAATATAGT gTTGTGTGCTCAATCATTGCTGGCCTGCTGCACTTCTCAATGCTCTCAGTGTTCTGCTGGTTGTGCCTGGAAGCAGTGGAACTGTACATTTTGCAGCGTGAGGTGTTTGAGGGGAGAAACTCCAGAAGAAAGTACTTATACCTTAGTGGGTATTCAGTACCCGGGCTGGTGGTGGCTGTGTCTGCAGCCATTGATTTTAGAGGCTATGGCTCTAAAACTTT GTGCTGGCTGCGAACTGACAATTACTTCATTTGGAGTTTCCTCGGACCAGTAGCTGTGATTATAATA CTTAACCTTGTAATCTTAGTGATGACCTTACATAAGATGCACAGCACTGCTGCTCTGAAGCCAGACTCAAGTCGCCATGACAACCTCAG GGCATGGGCAGTGGGTTCGTTGACATTGCTCTTCCTGCAGTGTGTCAATTGGTCCTCGGGGCTTATGTTCCTGTCAGCGCCCTCTCTCCTCCTGGCTTACCTATTTGCCTCCCTCAATACAGCACAGGGCCTCCTCATCACCATCCTGCACTGCACACTCACCAGAAAG GGTCAGAAAGACTATGGCCGATGTCTGCGACTCTCCCAGTGCTGTGCAACTTCTTCGTCCAGCTCTCCGGACTCAATGAAAGGTGCTGCGTTACATTCCAACAGCCGTTACAGCGGAAACCAGGGACGAAGAGCTACGGCAATTAGACAG AGTCGTATTAGGAGGATGTGGAACGACACAGTGCGAAGACAGACTGAGTCATCTTTCATCGCTACTGATGTTAACAGCACCCCGACTCTTAACAGAG CTGCACTGGGAAATCATTTCCTGACCAATCCAGTCCTGCAGACTCACCCAGGAGCATCTCCTTATGACACCATGTTGGCACCGGGATATAATCAACCTTTCACGTCTACAG TTGGAACCTTCCGAAACAAGA AGGCTGGTGTGTCGCAGAGTCAAGAGTCTTGCGGCTTGGACAGCGTGTGTCTCAACGGAGGATATACTCCCAATACCTTCACCCTACATGGCCTCAGGGCCATGCCTGGATCTCGAGCTGGAGTGGTCGGCGGCACTGACCTTCTTAAAGAGGGTAGCATCGGGATGGGAGATGATGACATTTCCCCAGGCCTGCTGACCCCCCACGGAGCCGCAGATCTTGGCACCAGTGCCGGAATGTGTCGTAACCTGTCTGACGCGGCTGCCCTGGAGAAAATGATCATCTCTGAACTCGTGCAGAGCAACTTAAGGCCTTCAGGCGACATGCCCATTCCTCCCGAGCGCTACGGAAGCCTAGCAAGGCCTCATCATCTGGACAGACCTGCCCTTACTCACACCGCCACATTGACTAGGCACAAACCCCAGGAGGGTTGGGCTGCAACCATACAGCCCACCACTAGACACAACGCACAAGAGGGCTGGCCGCATTTGAGGCACCACCTACAAAGTGCTGACACACATTCCACATCACATGAGCAAGATCATTGCACAACACCACGCTCTCAAGATGGTTGGTCAAATGCGCGGACTCTGGTAGAAGCTGAGTGCCGTGAGTTGTTTAAAGATGCGGAAAGGCTGCAACCGCAAGGTACTTTGGGTCATTGCGGGATCCCGGAGAGGCAACAAGCACGTCCCCCTGATGTCCAGGCTAGGCCATACACCACCTTAAGCCGCACCCCAGGTACACTGTCGCGCCACCGCACCGTAGGCGAATCATCCGCGGGAACAGACAAAGACAAGGAACGTGATCGTTACCGTGACAGACCCTTGCCACCCCCTCCGCCACCGCCTCCACAGGAATCGGAGCCTTTGTACAAAGCTCTAGAGGAGCCTCTTCTGTTGAAACAGAGGAATGGCAGTAGGGACGCTTGGCGAGGAGGACAGGACATGGAGAAGGATGAGACCTATCTGCTAAAAAGAGATGGAGTCATGGATGAGTGGAGGGGATGTAACAGACTGAGAGAGGAGTCTTTTAGCTCTCAAAAAAGAAATGGAGACATGGCTGAGTGCAGAGGTGTGACAGAAAGAAGACTGGAGGAACCTCATCTCCTGGAGAAGAGAGATGGAAGGATTGATGCCTGGCGAGGCACAGCAGAAATGGAACGGGAAGAAACCTTCATTACTCAGAGAAACGATTTTGGGATTGACGGCTGGAGAGCTGGGATGGAGAGAGACAAGGACAGAGACGGTTGGAGAGGAGGAATTGAACAAGagaatgaaaaacagaaagaccgAGCACTGGATGTGTGGCGTGGGGGAGTTGATGTAGACAGAGGGGAATCTTTCTTGTTTGAGACCAACGGTGGTGTCCAGGAAGGGAGGAAAAGAGGAAAGGAAAGAGGGTCTCTAAGATATCACGGCGAGCGAGAAGACTCCGATGGATTTACTCTGCCTCTGACCCCTGATCTTGACCTTGACCCCAATACCTCACCTCTCTATGCCCAGGATTCCAACCAGTCGCCACTTTACCCTGGAGAGCATCGTTCCCCACCAATGGGTCTCTTCTCACGAAGCCCACCCCCAAATAACATCTTTGCTCCCCGAGACACAAATTCTCCTCCCAGTAACCTTTACCCTCGCCAGTCACCACAAGTATACAGCCGTAGCAGCTCCCCTCCTCGCTTCTACAGCCGGAATTCCCCTCCAATCCTCTCCTACCCTGACAGCAGCCCCGAAGGTCCAGAAGAGCTTAGCCCTGGCAGTCCGCCCCAGCCCACCGTGGAGTTGCCCTATAGCCTTGGGAGACCCCCCCTTGGCCCACAGCCCAATCACCTGCAGACCTTTTATCAGCCACCCCCGACGGCCACTAATGGAGAGGCAATCTACATGTGCGAGCCCTCTTCGGAAGGCGAAGATGGGCAGATGCAGAGAGTGACAAGCCTGTGA
- the adgrl1b gene encoding adhesion G protein-coupled receptor L1b isoform X2 yields MALSLWLLGVGLFTLAHVNPSSQAMSRAAMPFGLLRRELACEGYPIELRCPGSDVVMVETANYGRTDDKICDAEPFQMENTQCYLPDALKIMSQRCNNRTQCVVVAGVDVFPDPCPGTYKYLEIQYECVPYIFVCPGSLLSIQTPSSQLEAEHQSGAWCKDPLQAGDRLYVMPWTPYRTEVLYEYASWDDYRQNRVTTTYKLPSRVDGTGFVVYDGAVFYNKERTRNLVKYDLRTRIKSGEAVVVNANYHDTSPYRWGGKSDIDLAVDENGLWVIYSTEANNGRIVVSQVNPYTLRFEGTWATGFDKRGASNAFMACGVLYAVRSVFQDDEGQADGRLGNDMVVYAYDTSRGQELPIQIPFPNPYQYISSIDYNPRDNQLYVWNNYYVLRYPLQFTPPPPTKGPLSSLMTTVRSYTATVALTPVRPSASHPVGVINRGPFDQRPITAIVPLTPRPPLRVPLAPGSPGQVGGCEGRVARGVQWPPTLKGETVERPCPKGSLGIASYGCMISPVSWSSRGPDLSNCTSPWVSQIAQKIKSGENAANIAGELVNLTRGRIYAGDVSMSVKLIEQLLDILDSQLQALRPANKESAARNYNKLQKRERTCRAYVQAVVQTVDNLLGPEALVSWADMSGPDQSRSASLLLDAVEKGAFLLANNLYEGRFSDRAPNVDLEVYVLNTEADIQDLTFPHSYDSDSILQISAVALQQYSNNGQVKLVLSLYKNLGSFLTTQNSTLRLGLGLRQGSEVRHRSLVVNSHVISASVHKGSNRVFLSEPLVFTLRHLQLDNHFGPNCSFWNATGVSGTGRWSTQGCRMLHTNNTHTTCACNHLSSYAVLMTYQKPLSGVGVEEILVYVVSWVGISVALMCLATCLTTLCCQVAPWHTDHSTIHCNTWANLLITELLFLVSSNKMQYSVVCSIIAGLLHFSMLSVFCWLCLEAVELYILQREVFEGRNSRRKYLYLSGYSVPGLVVAVSAAIDFRGYGSKTLCWLRTDNYFIWSFLGPVAVIIILNLVILVMTLHKMHSTAALKPDSSRHDNLRAWAVGSLTLLFLQCVNWSSGLMFLSAPSLLLAYLFASLNTAQGLLITILHCTLTRKGQKDYGRCLRLSQCCATSSSSSPDSMKGAALHSNSRYSGNQGRRATAIRQSRIRRMWNDTVRRQTESSFIATDVNSTPTLNRAALGNHFLTNPVLQTHPGASPYDTMLAPGYNQPFTSTVGTFRNKKAGVSQSQESCGLDSVCLNGGYTPNTFTLHGLRAMPGSRAGVVGGTDLLKEGSIGMGDDDISPGLLTPHGAADLGTSAGMCRNLSDAAALEKMIISELVQSNLRPSGDMPIPPERYGSLARPHHLDRPALTHTATLTRHKPQEGWAATIQPTTRHNAQEGWPHLRHHLQSADTHSTSHEQDHCTTPRSQDGWSNARTLVEAECRELFKDAERLQPQGTLGHCGIPERQQARPPDVQARPYTTLSRTPGTLSRHRTVGESSAGTDKDKERDRYRDRPLPPPPPPPPQESEPLYKALEEPLLLKQRNGSRDAWRGGQDMEKDETYLLKRDGVMDEWRGCNRLREESFSSQKRNGDMAECRGVTERRLEEPHLLEKRDGRIDAWRGTAEMEREETFITQRNDFGIDGWRAGMERDKDRDGWRGGIEQENEKQKDRALDVWRGGVDVDRGESFLFETNGGVQEGRKRGKERGSLRYHGEREDSDGFTLPLTPDLDLDPNTSPLYAQDSNQSPLYPGEHRSPPMGLFSRSPPPNNIFAPRDTNSPPSNLYPRQSPQVYSRSSSPPRFYSRNSPPILSYPDSSPEGPEELSPGSPPQPTVELPYSLGRPPLGPQPNHLQTFYQPPPTATNGEAIYMCEPSSEGEDGQMQRVTSL; encoded by the exons TTTTCGTCTGTCCCGGATCACTGCTCAGCATCCAGACACCTTCTTCTCAGTTGGAGGCAGAACATCAGTCAGGGGCATGGTGTAAGGACCCCCTACAGGCTGGTGACAGACTATACGTCATGCCGTGGACGCCATACAGGACCGAAGTGCTGTATGAATATGCTTCATGGGACGACTACAGGCAGAACCGGGTCACTACTACTTATAA GCTGCCAAGTCGAGTAGATGGAACAGGCTTTGTTGTGTATGATGGTGCCGTGTTTTATAACAAGGAGCGCACACGGAACCTGGTCAAGTACGACCTACGGACACGCATTAAAAGCGGTGAAGCAGTAGTGGTCAATGCCAACTACCACGACACGTCACCGTACCGTTGGGGAGGGAAGTCAGACATCGATTTAGCAGTGGATGAGAACGGCCTCTGGGTAATCTATTCGACCGAAGCCAATAATGGACGCATTGTGGTCAGCCAG GTGAATCCGTACACTCTTCGCTTTGAGGGCACATGGGCTACCGGTTTTGATAAACGAGGGGCGAGCAACGCCTTCATGGCCTGTGGCGTGCTCTATGCAGTGCGCTCTGTCTTCCAAGATGATGAGGGGCAGGCAGATGGCCGACTGGGCAATGATATGGTGGTCTATGCATATGACACCAGCCGAGGACAAGAGCTGCCCATCCAGATCCCCTTTCCCAATCCCTACCAGTACATCTCCTCCATAGACTACAACCCTCGAGACAACCAGTTGTATGTCTGGAATAACTATTATGTTCTACGTTACCCACTTCAgttcacaccaccaccaccaactaaAG GTCCACTTTCTTCCCTGATGACAACAGTGCGCTCGTACACAGCCACTGTTGCACTGACTCCTGTACGCCCATCAGCCTCCCACCCAGTGGGTGTCATCAACCGAGGGCCTTTTGACCAGAGGCCAATAACTGCTATAGTCCCCCTGACGCCCCGCCCTCCCTTGCGTGTTCCTTTGGCCCCAGGCAGCCCTGGCCAAGTGGGTGGATGTGAAGGAAGAGTAGCTCGAGGGGTACAGTGGCCCCCCACTCTGAAAGGGGAAACAGTAGAGAGGCCCTGCCCCAAAGGGTCACTCG GTATAGCCTCCTATGGGTGCATGATCTCACCAGTGAGCTGGAGCTCAAGAGGTCCTGACCTATCGAACTGTACCTCTCCTTGGGTCAGCCAGATTGCACAAAAG ATTAAAAGTGGAGAGAATGCAGCAAATATAGCCGGTGAGCTGGTCAACCTGACCCGGGGGCGGATCTACGCTGGTGATGTCAGCATGTCTGTGAAGTTAATTGAACAACTATTAGACATTTTGGACTCCCAGCTACAGGCCTTAAGACCTGCTAATAAAGAGTCTGCGGCACGCAATTACAATAAG CTGCAGAAAAGGGAACGAACATGCAGGGCGTATGTTCAG GCTGTGGTGCAGACTGTAGATAACTTGTTGGGTCCTGAGGCTTTGGTGTCCTGGGCTGACATGAGCGGTCCCGACCAGTCCCGCTCTGCATCACTCCTGTTAGATGCAGTAGAAAAAGGAGCATTCTTATTGGCTAACAATCTCTACGAAGGTCGATTCAGTGACAGAGCACCAAACGTCG ATCTGGAGGTGTATGTACTAAACACAGAGGCAGACATACAGGACCTAACGTTTCCTCACTCCTACGATAGTGACAGCATTCTACAGATCTCAGCGGTGGCTCTGCAGCAATACAGCAATAATG GCCAAGTAAAGTTGGTTCTCTCACTATATAAGAACTTGGGCTCCTTCCTGACCACTCAGAACTCCACCTTGCGACTCGGGCTTGGACTCAGACAGGGGTCAGAGGTCAGACATAGGAGCCTGGTAGTCAACTCCCACGTCATTTCTGCTTCTGTGCACAAAGGCTCCAATCGAGTGTTCCTATCCGAGCCTCTGGTGTTCACTCTCCGGCACTTGCAG CTGGACAACCACTTTGGTCCCAACTGCTCTTTTTGGAACGCAACGGGAGTCTCTGGTACCGGCAGGTGGTCCACGCAGGGATGCCGCATGTTACACACCAACAATACGCACACAACCTGTGCTTGCAACCACCTGTCCAGCTATGCTGTACTCATGACATACCAGAAACCTTtg TCCGGTGTGGGAGTAGAGGAGATTCTGGTCTATGTTGTCTCCTGGGTCGGCATTTCTGTTGCTCTGATGTGTTTGGCCACCTGTCTCACTACTCTATGCTGCCAGGTGGCTCCCTGGCACACTGACCACAGCACCATTCATTGCAACACATGGGCTAATCTACTCATAACTGAGCTGCTCTTCCTTGTCAGCTCTAATAAGATGCAATATAGT gTTGTGTGCTCAATCATTGCTGGCCTGCTGCACTTCTCAATGCTCTCAGTGTTCTGCTGGTTGTGCCTGGAAGCAGTGGAACTGTACATTTTGCAGCGTGAGGTGTTTGAGGGGAGAAACTCCAGAAGAAAGTACTTATACCTTAGTGGGTATTCAGTACCCGGGCTGGTGGTGGCTGTGTCTGCAGCCATTGATTTTAGAGGCTATGGCTCTAAAACTTT GTGCTGGCTGCGAACTGACAATTACTTCATTTGGAGTTTCCTCGGACCAGTAGCTGTGATTATAATA CTTAACCTTGTAATCTTAGTGATGACCTTACATAAGATGCACAGCACTGCTGCTCTGAAGCCAGACTCAAGTCGCCATGACAACCTCAG GGCATGGGCAGTGGGTTCGTTGACATTGCTCTTCCTGCAGTGTGTCAATTGGTCCTCGGGGCTTATGTTCCTGTCAGCGCCCTCTCTCCTCCTGGCTTACCTATTTGCCTCCCTCAATACAGCACAGGGCCTCCTCATCACCATCCTGCACTGCACACTCACCAGAAAG GGTCAGAAAGACTATGGCCGATGTCTGCGACTCTCCCAGTGCTGTGCAACTTCTTCGTCCAGCTCTCCGGACTCAATGAAAGGTGCTGCGTTACATTCCAACAGCCGTTACAGCGGAAACCAGGGACGAAGAGCTACGGCAATTAGACAG AGTCGTATTAGGAGGATGTGGAACGACACAGTGCGAAGACAGACTGAGTCATCTTTCATCGCTACTGATGTTAACAGCACCCCGACTCTTAACAGAG CTGCACTGGGAAATCATTTCCTGACCAATCCAGTCCTGCAGACTCACCCAGGAGCATCTCCTTATGACACCATGTTGGCACCGGGATATAATCAACCTTTCACGTCTACAG TTGGAACCTTCCGAAACAAGA AGGCTGGTGTGTCGCAGAGTCAAGAGTCTTGCGGCTTGGACAGCGTGTGTCTCAACGGAGGATATACTCCCAATACCTTCACCCTACATGGCCTCAGGGCCATGCCTGGATCTCGAGCTGGAGTGGTCGGCGGCACTGACCTTCTTAAAGAGGGTAGCATCGGGATGGGAGATGATGACATTTCCCCAGGCCTGCTGACCCCCCACGGAGCCGCAGATCTTGGCACCAGTGCCGGAATGTGTCGTAACCTGTCTGACGCGGCTGCCCTGGAGAAAATGATCATCTCTGAACTCGTGCAGAGCAACTTAAGGCCTTCAGGCGACATGCCCATTCCTCCCGAGCGCTACGGAAGCCTAGCAAGGCCTCATCATCTGGACAGACCTGCCCTTACTCACACCGCCACATTGACTAGGCACAAACCCCAGGAGGGTTGGGCTGCAACCATACAGCCCACCACTAGACACAACGCACAAGAGGGCTGGCCGCATTTGAGGCACCACCTACAAAGTGCTGACACACATTCCACATCACATGAGCAAGATCATTGCACAACACCACGCTCTCAAGATGGTTGGTCAAATGCGCGGACTCTGGTAGAAGCTGAGTGCCGTGAGTTGTTTAAAGATGCGGAAAGGCTGCAACCGCAAGGTACTTTGGGTCATTGCGGGATCCCGGAGAGGCAACAAGCACGTCCCCCTGATGTCCAGGCTAGGCCATACACCACCTTAAGCCGCACCCCAGGTACACTGTCGCGCCACCGCACCGTAGGCGAATCATCCGCGGGAACAGACAAAGACAAGGAACGTGATCGTTACCGTGACAGACCCTTGCCACCCCCTCCGCCACCGCCTCCACAGGAATCGGAGCCTTTGTACAAAGCTCTAGAGGAGCCTCTTCTGTTGAAACAGAGGAATGGCAGTAGGGACGCTTGGCGAGGAGGACAGGACATGGAGAAGGATGAGACCTATCTGCTAAAAAGAGATGGAGTCATGGATGAGTGGAGGGGATGTAACAGACTGAGAGAGGAGTCTTTTAGCTCTCAAAAAAGAAATGGAGACATGGCTGAGTGCAGAGGTGTGACAGAAAGAAGACTGGAGGAACCTCATCTCCTGGAGAAGAGAGATGGAAGGATTGATGCCTGGCGAGGCACAGCAGAAATGGAACGGGAAGAAACCTTCATTACTCAGAGAAACGATTTTGGGATTGACGGCTGGAGAGCTGGGATGGAGAGAGACAAGGACAGAGACGGTTGGAGAGGAGGAATTGAACAAGagaatgaaaaacagaaagaccgAGCACTGGATGTGTGGCGTGGGGGAGTTGATGTAGACAGAGGGGAATCTTTCTTGTTTGAGACCAACGGTGGTGTCCAGGAAGGGAGGAAAAGAGGAAAGGAAAGAGGGTCTCTAAGATATCACGGCGAGCGAGAAGACTCCGATGGATTTACTCTGCCTCTGACCCCTGATCTTGACCTTGACCCCAATACCTCACCTCTCTATGCCCAGGATTCCAACCAGTCGCCACTTTACCCTGGAGAGCATCGTTCCCCACCAATGGGTCTCTTCTCACGAAGCCCACCCCCAAATAACATCTTTGCTCCCCGAGACACAAATTCTCCTCCCAGTAACCTTTACCCTCGCCAGTCACCACAAGTATACAGCCGTAGCAGCTCCCCTCCTCGCTTCTACAGCCGGAATTCCCCTCCAATCCTCTCCTACCCTGACAGCAGCCCCGAAGGTCCAGAAGAGCTTAGCCCTGGCAGTCCGCCCCAGCCCACCGTGGAGTTGCCCTATAGCCTTGGGAGACCCCCCCTTGGCCCACAGCCCAATCACCTGCAGACCTTTTATCAGCCACCCCCGACGGCCACTAATGGAGAGGCAATCTACATGTGCGAGCCCTCTTCGGAAGGCGAAGATGGGCAGATGCAGAGAGTGACAAGCCTGTGA